In the genome of Neodiprion fabricii isolate iyNeoFabr1 chromosome 4, iyNeoFabr1.1, whole genome shotgun sequence, the window GTGACCGCCATGACAGCTGATGTCTTTTCCAGCGCTTGACGTTTAGTCGGATCATGACATTTTGCGAATTTAATTTTGACAAATGGCAGACTCTTTTTTCGGATTTGACACATCTCTCGCTGTAAGTTGTATTTGGCTATATTATTTCTCGTTAAATTTGTTCGGAATTTTCCTTTGATCGGAAAGGTATCGCCGATGGGAAACCCTTGATTTTTTCGCGTTTCGACCGCGTCGCGGTACAGCAtggatcgaaaatttgttatttttatagcATATCGCGCGGCTAATGCCTTTTATGATATTTCACGTCGACGTTTCACAATCCCTCATCTTTCTTACGCTCGCATGTACGGAAATCACGCTAAACATTAACCCTGCACCAGCCAAGATGCAAACAACGTTTTCACGGATGTGAATTCTGATACGGCCACGAATGTACTATACATAACCTAAGTCTTTCATTATCCCCGCCCCGGAAAGGTCAATAACATTGAATGTCGCtaaccgtgaaaatttcatcaaatctcGCAAGATTTTTCTGAGAATTTCAGCGGCTTCCAAGCTCAACCGTCAGCCATAACTCATAGGTTATGTTTCTATAATTTCGCACGTACAacagtttcaaaattaatttgtcaACTCAGTAAGGTGTCTCTGTTTGCACTTTAATGCTCTGatctctttttctcattcagtatttatttgttgaaaCCCAGAGTTCCAATTCGTCAAAATACCAAGTAATATGATCTCGAGTTATTTGCAAAATATAACATCCGATATTACTAGCACGTTCAATCTATTGCATGTGTTCTCTACTGGATTGATGAATGTTTGTCGTTTGTTGTATGATTCCTCAAATTTAACAGGGTGATGGCCTAGAAGATGGATTTGATGGACCATTGGAAGATGAAGATATTATTGGTGAAGAAGATGAATATGATGCATTGAACGATGAAACATTCGGAGCGGAAGCAACAGGTGGAGATTGGGAGCAAGATCATGAGAAATTGGCCCGAATCACCGAGTCCTGTAGACAGCAGCCGCCCAGCTTACCTTTACACCGGGTTTGTAACTGCTTGTCTTGGGCAAGATTCCGCAAAATTTAAGATTTTTCACAAACAGTCTACTTTTCAAGTTTAATGATTGATTTTAATCTTGTATGATACACAGATTTGTTATTTTGCCCCGATTTGGAATACAAAAATTCAGATggttttattatatattgcaTTTACTGGATAGTTCAATTATTAAAATCAAGATTGATGCAATTTAAAgcacaatattttattctttcatttttagaATGGCATTGAAATAGATATCGAAGATAGCTTGTCACACTTGGTACTAGATGATAGAGATGGGACAACGCCACGACCAGGTGTTTGGGACAGCCCAACGAGCTTTCCTATGCCGAGAATTCAACAGCGTCCTTCGATTTCATCTACCCTTAAAAATGTCTGCACTGTTGAGGAATTGGAGCGAGGTCTCATCGCTAGTAGACCGCCTCCAGGTCTTGCTAAACCTCTACCTCCTCAACTGCATCTCCAACAACAccatcaacaacaacaacaacagcagcagcagcagcagcagcagcagcagcagcagcagcagcaacagcagcagcaccatcatcaacagcaacagcaacaacagttACACTatcagcaacagcagcaacagcaacaacaacagcagcagcagcagcagcaacaacaacaacattcATCAGGTGGACCATTCTTGTTCGATTCCGTACCATTGGGTGAACTTCAAATGAAAGGCCTACCACCTCCTCGTTTTCCCCCAGGATTAGGCCTTCCAGGTCCTCGTGTCATCTTACCTCCTCAAGTGAGACCACCACCACCTCAGTTTATGCAGCACCACAGACTGCTTCCTAGTGAGTAGAACcatctatatattttcaagcattttcattatcatgttggtaaaaaaattttgtatgtGAAACTTGACTGCCCCAAATCGTAtctcaatgtttttttcagatcaacaAGGTAACATGCTAAGGTACCCTATGCCTCCTCATTTGATGATGCCACCAGGAGCTCAAAGGCAGCCTCCACCACCTTCATTTCGTAATAATTATCCTGTAAGTTATTCATAACATGAAAGAATACAGGTTTGCTACAAATCTGTAAAACTTGGAAAAGTCAAAAAGTTTTGAGTTCAGTAAGGTTTTGTTCTTGACAttgaatctgaaaataatatataaatattggaATATTATTCATGTCAAAATTTGTAGCGATCCTaaagtaacgaaaaatttctcataaagATTAGTTCGTGAGTAGTTGAGAGGAGTGAAAGCAAAGAGAAGGAGTAATGTAACACCTGAAATTGAAGTGGTATTTGCTTTACTTTTAGCAACCACCTTATCCAGGACTCCCTCCACCTCAATTACTGCGTCCTGAACAAACGATGATGCCGCCATTTGCTAACAATCAAATGAACCATCATCAACAGCACTCTCCCCATTCAGGAAATCAGCGAACAGTTCAGAACAATCGACCGTTCCATTCCAATGACCAGCCATCTGGTCATCAACCACCTACTCACCAGCCATTTTTCAAGAACAACCAATACCCTCATCATAATCACAACCGAAATAATCAACGGTATCATCAACAGCACCACTATCAAGGTATGAATGGATCGAGTGGTCCAATGGGTGACTACGATGAGTACGCCGGCCTTATGAGTAATCGTGAGAAACAATGGCTGATCAACATCCAGCTGTTGCAACTGAACACCAACCAGCCATATGTCGAAGATTATTATTACACTGTATTTTGCGACAGGCAAAACAAACTGAACGAAAATCAGGAACACAAGGACAGAAGGCATCATAACAACAATGGCCACCATAGAGATTCCAGGTAGATATactcgatattttttcgaCATGAAAACCAAACAAAGCTCATAAAttcgataataatattttattctctaAATGTCAATAATTTGTATATCACAACAGGGATAGAGATCAGCAACAACATATACTGACAAAGGTAGTTTACACGCCCATGCAGTTTGAAAATTCGCTTGGTAAGCTTCAATGTGGTAGTGTGACTGCTCCTCGCAAGATAATTGACATGGACGTGGTTCCAAACAACGATCCTCAGCAAGCACCACATTCACAACAGAAAGACTCGAAAAAAACACGTCAACTTCTACTAGAGATCGAAAGAGTAAGTTTGAAATGTTTACAATTATTCAACATCATGTTTCAACTAGTTATTctctttgttcttttttttccagttgTACACGTTGCAGTTAAAGCTCGAAGATCTGACTAATCCTTTAGCTCTATTAGCAGCAGCTGAACAGCAACACCAACAACAGCaggaaggagaaggagaaaagaaacCAATCAAAGAGTCCAAAGTTGAACTGATTGGCAAACTAATAGCTTCGTTTCTGCAAATATTGCGAAATGATAAATTAGCCGCTTTGCTCAGCATTCGCAAAGGAAAGGTCAGTATTTACATGAAGGGTCTGGTTTAACATTGTAGAGTAACAAACGTCATACATCGATTGACAAAATGGTCCTTTATGTGATCGGAAAATCAATTGCAGATGTTGTTACTTCGACTGCTGCCACACATGAGCGTAACTGAATACAGCTCTCAGCTAGGCGATCTGTGGACTGGATTGGTTCGTGGATTGGTAGTTATAGGGCGCAGGGATTCTCATTTACTGACAAACTTTTATCCTGAATTTCGAAGGTGGTTACATACCATAACTGATTTCGGCTCTGTTCTACGCCTAGCGAAGGCATTGGTTGAGTCAGCATCTCTACCACTAAAAAACAACAGCCTAGCATTTGCTTTAACAAACAAGGTTTGTACCATTTTTGACTCGTAATTTCTTGTCTGATCGTTACATATTTACAGTGGTTTTAACTTAATTTGGTTTATTGTTACTGCAGTTTGGAGTATCGGTTATAGCCTCGGTGTTAGAACAAGCTGAAACATTATCTCCAGTTGAGGATACGATGGCTGGCGATTGGTCAACTTTTGTTATGACATTAGTGGAGACGATCGGAGTCACGCCTCCCAGCGTTGCACCATGTGAACCGATTGCAGCTAATACTCTTAATCAACATTTAAACAGGATtcaatcattgaaaattgaaaggtATGCACCATTGGAACTACTGTTGACCGATGCAAACCCTTCACGATAGtcttaattttaaaatatgtaatttgagaattttttttctcgttcttattcttttttttcgcgaCTTTCCGTACTACTTTCTAAAACTAAAATGGGAAATGTTGAAGGGTCAGTGTTTTTGTTACCTCTGAGTGATCTTAGCGAATACATAGGTAATACTGGATATCATAAACCGGTGTGAAGTACAGTGAAATGCATTTTACGCCTAGTTTGAGatagtgttgaaaaaaaatattctcttttCTAAAAGATATTGAAACACAGACAGTTGTGTATAGCTGTTGATAGAATTTATATTAATGCTGTTCAAACTATCTTACttttttatgacaaaataGCAAAATCTGCTAGTTACTCCATATCggagatatatatatttagaagaaaaaaagtgagaaaataatgataattatccACACTGTTTGTACTGATATCCAGTGGTCCGgctgaaaatttcgaacaaatatttcaaaattgatacaCCTTCGTCTTCGCtctaaaaaatatgtattaatGTATTGATGGactaaaaatcaaacaatTGAATGAGAGTTTTGatataatcgaaaaaatcTATTTGTTACCTCTCACGTTTTTTAATTTAGGTAGCATAAGTCACATGACGCTTAACGgccttttttttcctaatataattttttttctagtaaAACTTAGCTATGCTAGTAGATTGTACAAAACGTGTTGTATTGGGACAACCATTTCAATCTCTGTTTTAAATAGGGGCATCAAagacaaaaaaggtctctcaAAAGATCTAAGATAATGTTtgactgaaataataataattatcgttgaaatattaGCACTACGAgtagaattaataattttcagtcTGTGATTTATGCTATATAATCTCGATATCTGTAAGAAAACGGGTTGGGTGGATTCATCAATTCGCAATTTTAACTACCCATATTATAATTTCCGAATATGTGGGAATGAATGTcagtaataaatattgaacTGTAAAGATTGTTCTATTCATACAGAGTGGCAAAACAAGCAGGGTGAGATacgaatattattttcatgttacttttattaactattattatcatatacatacattacgtatttacaatacaatacaatatattGATTTGTGtctataataattgaaaagatttcagtaatattttcacgaatcacttcaattattatattaatcaaTTTAACATCCATCAAATTAGATTTCtaaactgtgaaaaaaattccaatcaaAGAAACATCATTTACGTTTAGACATATTCAATAAGGCATAAGTTTTGCTGATtcatggaggaaaaaaaaaacttgatcgcTGCCTCGGATCGTGAAATCTATTTAATGAAACTTTATCTAAATAATCTTACTTATAAATTACCTGATCATATTTCTATGCGTTAAAGATTCGattaaaatcgataaaattaatattttcaacatccGATACAGCGGTAGATCCACATGTACATTAA includes:
- the LOC124180625 gene encoding protein PAT1 homolog 1 — encoded protein: MADSFFGFDTSLAGDGLEDGFDGPLEDEDIIGEEDEYDALNDETFGAEATGGDWEQDHEKLARITESCRQQPPSLPLHRNGIEIDIEDSLSHLVLDDRDGTTPRPGVWDSPTSFPMPRIQQRPSISSTLKNVCTVEELERGLIASRPPPGLAKPLPPQLHLQQHHQQQQQQQQQQQQQQQQQQQQQQQHHHQQQQQQQLHYQQQQQQQQQQQQQQQQQQQHSSGGPFLFDSVPLGELQMKGLPPPRFPPGLGLPGPRVILPPQVRPPPPQFMQHHRLLPNQQGNMLRYPMPPHLMMPPGAQRQPPPPSFRNNYPQPPYPGLPPPQLLRPEQTMMPPFANNQMNHHQQHSPHSGNQRTVQNNRPFHSNDQPSGHQPPTHQPFFKNNQYPHHNHNRNNQRYHQQHHYQGMNGSSGPMGDYDEYAGLMSNREKQWLINIQLLQLNTNQPYVEDYYYTVFCDRQNKLNENQEHKDRRHHNNNGHHRDSRDRDQQQHILTKVVYTPMQFENSLGKLQCGSVTAPRKIIDMDVVPNNDPQQAPHSQQKDSKKTRQLLLEIERLYTLQLKLEDLTNPLALLAAAEQQHQQQQEGEGEKKPIKESKVELIGKLIASFLQILRNDKLAALLSIRKGKMLLLRLLPHMSVTEYSSQLGDLWTGLVRGLVVIGRRDSHLLTNFYPEFRRWLHTITDFGSVLRLAKALVESASLPLKNNSLAFALTNKFGVSVIASVLEQAETLSPVEDTMAGDWSTFVMTLVETIGVTPPSVAPCEPIAANTLNQHLNRIQSLKIERYAPLELLLTDANPSR